A stretch of DNA from bacterium:
CGCTCCGCCGACGGCGCCGGCTGCCACGGGATTATCATGCCCAAAGATCATTCGGTGGATTTGACGCCGGCGGTCTTTAAAGCCTCTGCCGGCGCAGCCGCCCATGTACCCCTGTGCCGGGTCACCAACCTGGCGCGCACCATGGCGGAACTGAAGGAGCAGGGATTATGGTTGGTGGGCAGCGACGAAAAGGCCGGAGAAGTGTATTACCAGCGCGACCTTACCGGACCCATCGGCGTAGTGATGGGCAACGAAGGCAAAGGTCTGCGTCGCCTCACCGCCGAGTCATGCGATTTTCTGGTTAAAATCCCCATGTATGGACGGATCAATTCACTGAACGTCTCAGTGGCCTCGGCGCTGCTGTTCTTTGAGGTGCGCAGACAGAGAAACGCCAAATCCTGACTGGAGGCGATTCTTGCATCGTTCCGTTGTCGTCGTTTTCATCTTCGCCTGGGTCGCAACCGTCCATGCCGGCGCCAGGGATCTGCACCTGGGCATCACCACCGCCGCTGTTCGCGCAGAATCCCTGTTCTTAAGGCCGGGCTTTTCCTTGCACTACCACGACAGCCAATCCCTGGGCCGGTACGGCTTTTTCGGGGTTGCCCTTGCTCTGCTGCAGACCAGACCGCTGATCAAAAACCAGACCATGGACCGCTGGGTTGATAACGCCATGAGCCGATGGCGCAGCGATATCGATCTTGACATCATCGAGGCCCGAATTGGGCTGTACTCCGGCCTGCAGTGGCCTGTTTCACGCCGCAGCAGGATCAGCTTTTCTTTCGGACCCTATCTTGCCGAACCCGTCTATGGAGAATGCCGGCTGACCAACTCGCGATGGCTGCAAAAACTCTCTGACAGCTACTATTACGCCAGTCTGGACTATTGGGATGAAAAAAAGAACGACGCCATCCTGCGCCCGCTGATCGTCGGTCATCAGACAAGGCTCGGATACACTCGGGACTCTTTCAGCGTGCAAGTGATCTACTGGCGGCCGTTTCACTATTTGAATTATTTCGAGAATCTCTATTCCTATAAAAAGAGTATGCACGCTCTGGAACTGAACATCGGCATCCTGTTCCCTTTTAATGACAAGAAGGCCGAAAAATGAAAAGAACAGCGCGGTGCTCTCTGACGGTTCTGCTGCTTTTCGCCACAAGGCTTACGGCTGCGGAACACTGGGTGATCAACGGCTTTAATATCTCCGGGGTTCCCCACGCCGGTTGTCTTTGGCAGCCGGGCGCGACTTTTGGCTTTGCACAAACATGGCGGCTTGGCAGTCGCTGGCGTCTCGGCCTGGAGATGCAGGGATTCTATGCCGGCAGCCGGCTGGTGGACAAAAAATTTCGCTACAGCTACATGTCCACAACGATCAACAGCGGCGATCTGACCCTCTCCTCTGTCTTTCTCGAATTGCCCCTGTTGCTGCGTTACACACTGCCGATTCACTCACAGCTGCAAATGCGAATCGCTCTGGGCGGCTCTATTGCTTTTGGAGTGGGCGACCATACACGGTACCATTTCAAAAACAACCTGTATCGATGGGAACATGGGGAATGGCCCGAGGCGCTGCCCTGTCCCATCGACTTGACCCTCATTGAGGACCCAGGCGAACTGCCCCTTATCGGCCGCAAAAGCCAGTCTCCGCTGGCCTGGCAGTTGGGCCTGGGCATCGAGTCGGAGCGCTATTATCTGGAATTGCGCGGCCGGTACGGCAAGATGGGCTTGTGGGGGTATGATGAGTTGCTCGACCACGTTATGATCCATCTGCTGCTAGGGCTGCGCTGGCAGGGATTCAGGTAAATAGAGTACATTTTCCTTTCCAATCGCGAATGGAGGACACGCATGTTAGCACGTTTGACGTCCAAAGACTATCGCCTGATCGCCCTCTGCCTGGTGGTGGCGATCCTCTCCCTATTCATCATCGTCAACTATTTTTATAAGGCGTTTCCAGAAGCCTCCATCGATTTCAAGGTCACGCAAAAACAGTCGCAGCAGATCGCCGGGGAATGGCTGTCTAAACTGGCCTTGGATCCGAGCGGATATCGCCATGCCTCGATTTTTGACTATGACGGCGAGGCCAAGACTTTTTTAGAAAAAGAACTGGGAGCGGAGCAGGCCAATCAGCTCATGGGCGGCACAGTTCGGCTCTGGCGTTACAGCCATCGCTGGTATAAAGCCCTGCAAAAAGAGGAATTCTCCCTGCGCATCAGCCCCAAAGGTGAATTCGTCGGCTTTAGCCATGACGTCCCCGAAGAGATGGAGGGCGCCCATCTTCCGGCCGCCTCCGCCAGACTGTTGGCCTCCGACTTTCTGCGATATACCGTGGGTCTGGATACGATGCAGCTCGAATTCATCGAACATATGCAGACCGAACGGCCCAAACGCCTGGATCACAGTTTTGTCTGGAAGCGCACCGGCTTTGACGTCCGGGATGCAGATTATCGCTATCGCGTCGTGGTCCAGGGCGACCGGGTGGACGGTTTTTCTGAATTCCTCCATGTACCCGAGAAATGGTCGCGCGATTATCAAAAGCTGCGTGCTAAAAATGAAACCGCCGGCACCGCCTCGGTCCTGCTGCTCTTTCTCACCATGCTGGCCATGTTGGCCATGTTCATCGTCCACATCCGGCACCGGGACATACGCTGGAAGACCGCGCTGATTTTCGGCCTGATTGCCTTTAGCCTCACCCTGCTGACCT
This window harbors:
- the rlmB gene encoding 23S rRNA (guanosine(2251)-2'-O)-methyltransferase RlmB is translated as MSASRTDYIYGRNPLLEWLAADLAVSRVFLCRENDPRKEQDLLRLLQIKKIVPQRVGRQELTHRLGHGDHQGVAALVHLPDYAQPEDLLSRAANEPPFIILLDQIQDPHNLGAILRSADGAGCHGIIMPKDHSVDLTPAVFKASAGAAAHVPLCRVTNLARTMAELKEQGLWLVGSDEKAGEVYYQRDLTGPIGVVMGNEGKGLRRLTAESCDFLVKIPMYGRINSLNVSVASALLFFEVRRQRNAKS
- a CDS encoding PorT family protein, which encodes MKRTARCSLTVLLLFATRLTAAEHWVINGFNISGVPHAGCLWQPGATFGFAQTWRLGSRWRLGLEMQGFYAGSRLVDKKFRYSYMSTTINSGDLTLSSVFLELPLLLRYTLPIHSQLQMRIALGGSIAFGVGDHTRYHFKNNLYRWEHGEWPEALPCPIDLTLIEDPGELPLIGRKSQSPLAWQLGLGIESERYYLELRGRYGKMGLWGYDELLDHVMIHLLLGLRWQGFR